From one Lycium barbarum isolate Lr01 chromosome 6, ASM1917538v2, whole genome shotgun sequence genomic stretch:
- the LOC132644557 gene encoding zinc finger A20 and AN1 domain-containing stress-associated protein 5, which yields MAQRTEKEETEFKAVPETITLCINNCGVTGNPLTNNMCQKCFNSTSSATSTSTSSSPITHKLARSEKLARSEKSARFSLLRSSPDRKSDDRTVNEVKESLPAAKREVNRCSGCRRKVGLTGFRCRCGDLFCGEHRYSDRHDCSYDYKTAGREAIARENPVVKAAKIIKV from the coding sequence ATGGCTCAGAGAACGGAGAAAGAAGAGACGGAGTTCAAGGCGGTACCTGAAACCATAACGCTTTGCATCAACAATTGTGGAGTCACAGGAAATCCCCTCACAAACAATATGTGTCAAAAATGCTTCAACTCCACCAGCTCTGCTACTTCAACTTCCACCAGCAGCTCGCCGATTACTCACAAACTGGCTAGATCTGAAAAATTGGCTAGATCTGAAAAATCGGCTAGATTCAGCTTGTTGAGGTCATCACCTGACAGGAAATCCGATGATAGGACGGTGAATGAGGTGAAGGAAAGCTTACCGGCGGCTAAAAGAGAGGTGAATCGTTGCTCCGGTTGCCGGAGGAAAGTAGGATTGACCGGATTCCGGTGCCGGTGCGGCGATTTGTTCTGCGGTGAACACCGTTACTCCGATCGTCATGATTGTAGCTACGACTACAAAACTGCTGGTCGAGAAGCGATCGCGAGAGAGAATCCGGTCGTTAAAGCAGCGAAAATCATCAAAGTTTGA